The Amphiura filiformis chromosome 8, Afil_fr2py, whole genome shotgun sequence genomic sequence AGGAGATTGATGATAAGCTATTGGTGTGTGGAACAAGCTCATCATTCCCACGTTGTTACAGCTTTGAAAACGATGTAAGTCCTCTTATGCATTTAAGTCATGAATatataatatcataattattaaaCTTTACTAGCCATGTGCACTTAACTAAGTCATTTGAAGGTCAGGGGTGCTTAAtaattaccatatttttgaaGTCAAGTCATGAATATGTAATATCATATTAAACTTAACTAGCCATGTGCACTTAACTAAGTCATCTAAAGGTCAGGGGTGAAATAACTACCATATTTTTAAAGTCAAGTTGAAAATTTTCCATGTCAAACAATGTTGTAGTTAGTACCTAGAGAACAAAGGTCATAACTATTTATGCCCTGATTTTGTTGTGATTGAACTAACATTTTGTACATTTCTATAGGCTGAATTTACAGTAAAAGGAGACGCTAGTCAAACAAGCAAGAAGCATAATTTaagtttaaaaagttcaattttgatTACAGTATCTTGGATATCCCATGCACTATACAATTAAATTTTATTGCATCAATTGACATAATGCATGCAGTCTTcattcttcattcattcattcaatcatccATTTAGTCAgtcattatttacttatttattttcaatCTATTTCATCTGTTGTTTCTTGATTCTAGTGTCATCTTAAGAGTGATAGTACCAATCTTATAGGAGGAGAATGTGCTTATGAACAATCCTATGAGGGACATGAGCCCTACAATATTATGGCACGTAATTGGGACCAAAACACTACACTAAGCTATTTTGGTAAGGTTTATAGTTTCAAGTAAGACTCTCACCAATTCCTGGGTGCCCAAGTTCCTGCCCATCCTTGGCCTACCTGGGTCCAAATTCATGGATTAaagtaccgtatttgttccaataagcgcccatgtcccaataagcgcccacccagggtattttcaatttaccATTAATGTAGAAGTGACAGATACACGTCGATAAAGTGAAaaagctggaggactacaagttctgtgtaaacttgcaatatattttctgcatcagaaaagctactagaacgcctcaggacccttttataatgtacataaatttgtctctaataaacgccccttacgaaaaaattcaggtaaaccaggtaaaaaataagcgcccacccaaaacgACTTTGTTTAgcattggaatgaatacggtacccgaaaaacgcaaaaaaaaagatttttttatttgaaaataaattttgaaaaaaattggaaaaggtTATAGGGCCTAAATTACTTGTTGTTCAAAGTTGGAAAcaagagaaatactgctacttaaaaaaaaactctatccaactttgaaaaaaaaatggcaataTTTTTTGTAGCACTATCTCTCCGGTTTCCaaccttgattttttttttaaattttgtgtgtgacacacatcctcatcatcagaagtcctaagatgttgtgatggacttgcccttttgttgaccattggcgacttttggtgAATGAGGGCGCTTGTATAaggtcgccaatggtcaacaaaagggcaagtccatcacaacatcttagggcTTCTTTTGATGaggatgtgtgacacacatcaaaaattcaagattagtgaattttggtgctgaaagtcagtttaaacttcttgaaattgtttatcaccagcacgtatgaacttacattcaagTATTTCTTGTAATTGCTATAATATGTTTTACTGTAGGGCGTGACCTGTTCATAGGATCATCATCTGATATCTCTGTGACAAATTCTTTTGTCGGCAAGTTACAAGTGACAGCAGGGAGTGTGGGAAATTTTTCATCTGGCGATCCTTATCAAGAACTTTTGGAAACATACACTAGTGAAGCACGTTCTGTAAATGGTAACTACTACTTAAAAGTTGTATTTATTCAAGTAAACTGTTAAAGTGACATGATCCACCATGGATAGAagaggccattttgaatttgaaatatagacaaaattgggagCAAATTTAGAAAAGAGGTATTAAACTGAAGGCctacatcactgctcttctccatctgactcattagctcagttggtagagcatctgtgtggtgatccgaaggtcccaggttcaaatcctggatgataATTAAATTTTGTTCCCTAGCTggcatttatgtatgtggagacttatgttgaaaacctttctcatacatgtatataatcatAAGTATGTTAGAAGGATGAAAGGTTTCAGTGTTACAAAGTGTACTCCACAATCATAATCAACAAATAAAAGAAGAACATTTTTTCTTACAAAAAAAATTCcagtatttaatttaatttctgtACTTTTAATATTACTATGGTTATGTTATATCCTTAAATATACAGAGGCCAATTTTGTAGGACGACCTTTCAGCTATACTAGAGATGGAAGTGATTTTGTTCTATTCTTCTTCCGAGAGACGGCTGTTGAACACATCAATCAAGGAAAGATCATGTACTCCCGCGTTGCAAGGGTTTGCCAGGTATGCATAAAGCTGTACACATTTATAAGGTACTTTTAGTGTCACAACCTGACACGGAGAAGGCCCCTGCTCCCTTCCATGAAATGGAATGAGAATTCACAGGGATCTACTGAGGTTTGAAATTTCActaccacccaccccacccccttgtAGCGTACATAAGCACAAGAGTTGAGAACCATACAGATGGAGCTTCTTATTTTCAACCTCAGACCCACAAAACTTCCTATGCACTTTGCTCTGACTCTGCTGTTATATTCAAAGTGCCCAGTTTCAAAAAAAGTATAGCGGCAAGTGGTCGCCAATTAGCCCATGAGCCCTTAAAGcgtggcgttggcatcactggctAAATATCAGATTACTTTAAACCACCCCTATCCAACAAGTGAAGTGCTTTTTGCTTTATGCAATTTACTGAGCATGAGCAGTGACCAAGACAAAAattgtttttcaatgtaaaaaaaTTGTTGACATCGCCCTCTATACAGAATAATACAAAGGAATGCAGACAAAAGGTGATACACCAGCACAACCCCACAAATTTAAACACTGTAcacttatagtttgatcagctcgtaattggcaggccttataacattgcggattaatagcaatgtattttatttcgagaattgtcttttggtatctcgccagaagtatcacaaattattaattcaagataCCTATaatgtctactttatttaacacccACAATATAGATCAGAAAGGTCAACTATATTACtttttaatgtgggtctactttttggcgtaatggtaaaagcctaacaattcctatgagctgatcaaactataaataaGTTGTTCATTAATTAATATGAAATAAAGACACTGATTCTTGGTGTTTTTTCTGACTTATTCTACTAGAATGATGAAGGTAATTCACCTAATAACTGGAGCAGTTATATCAAAGCTCGCCTCAACTGCTCACGTCCAGGAGAATACCCAGAATATCTTAATGAAATACGTAAGTGAATGAGTAGAACTGTGGAGCTGAATTGACCTTTTCGATAattcccataagcctttgcaaatACACCTGAGAACTCATCATTTTTCGTCATGCCAGGTGTCAGGTGTACTCGCGAaggattatgggatttaccaaaaaggtcaattaacCATTTGGCTGATATTGCTTGATATAATCTCTCCcttaagggatgtggctataggaacaaagaccaaacaaacatattcttgtttacgccgtaatattgtagtatttcaaccatttcacaacttcagctgtgtaacttgcaaaaattcccgctaaaagtggttctttgaattttttaaatacattaaaaatcgcattggaattttcgtactgattatactataatgatacctgcctataatgttctgatcacactatagactgggattatatgtgaccccattgccaggcaatttgtccctattgttccttgtctggaaaaatttagggaccgtgcttttaaataacccgccagaacacaataaggccattgacctgtgtagtggtcatacgttgttcattcgaccataaaagatttctagtccctcagcaactcattaaaaatgcgttgcatcaggtcagggattctattataataattctaatcctttctttgaggtgaatagataaaagagagttcttgaaaaacaggtgtgatgttgtagataatattttatcatcaaagttgctggcatataggacatttcgtggaagtggcgcttattatatatttcttgtaaacacaatctaatgtggtactcgttACATGGAGAAGGCCGGTCTGCAAATGTCCAGTGCATGAAGCTATATATTAGAGATATTATAGCTTaatgttcagtgtaaatcaattaaaatactatagctggatatcaaaaaatcgtgatgcattccttcttgttatggacgatattaattttgatattattgtgacaaaatccattcccttctcaattgattaggattaggctttcttttctaaaaataaatcatagggcctaaaggcaattaaatataggctaaacccatattcggtatgcggaaagttttcatagtcatctattacctataccaggggtccgcaaatagcgtggctACCCGAGGGGCGCGCGGCGccgttagaaaaaaaaaaaaaaaaaataaataaataaattcccatgttctccgtgtaaagacaggctaaaatagtacaaaatattgtaccaaatggcgtcatttgcacctcaaatgtCAAAAACCGATAACTTCACAGGGGCACCCTCTGACTTCCCAGCGGTGCTAAAGCACCGCTGAAaagctgcttcgcagccattgagtggcgcttttcagggtttttttaatttcatgtggcgcttcaacaaacctatttgaggaagcctgacctataccatttttcacccgatgtggcagtgacgtcaacgcgttgaagcagctgtttcgctcgcgatCTATGCGGCGCTCTTTAAGCGCGCgcgtacaccagcgctttgatcgaacgctatggagtgtaatgaaattcacacagtgttgatgtcactgccatatcagtagcctgaatccttcttgcctctaatgacggcgccttttatttacccacaatccttcacgttgccttattcaccaacagcacaacccgatgaccgtgcgtagttgttgaaagactgaaggatccagtctaccacatcagggtgaaaatggtatagcttatcgcaaaccagccaaatttgtcatatgtttgaatatagtagaatacccgtgaatatagtgtcagaaactctcacacatcttaggataaccttgtcattaatgtgagaccgaaagcaacgccattttgtgaatatatttgaacattgcggggaaaacattgcggtaaaagtaagttaatcatgaaaatcgtttaattctaataataccaaccagtaacggacacttaagcttagccaagactatgtgagaagtttggggtatgtaaagcattttcttgttataaaaaacaaggaaaatacagtccaaaattaaacaacacgatattttaaaaagtacattttgaggcctacgctggttcattgaattctagttcaaaatctgttcatcacctgcagtccgatttggtatctatggtttcataaaagtattgggaactaatttggatggtattttggtttaaaaaaagcgatactgttaaaaatatcggtatttatgccagcgacatttctattatgtaaaatgcattgaaaattgtcggctaaaaagtgcataaattaaaatcgcgaacagtaatagcaacaacaactatctacattccaagcggaaacgcttttcaaaaacataccaccttttttgggcaatcgctaaaaccgaaatatgaaattccaggccatctgtaaaaagtgcgtgagcaaaaattaccatgaacttgggtcaccaaacaaatgtttatattgatgTCACGCATATTCATAGTGATagaacaattagcccccaataatagctttcatttgaaccgttatttgttaaactgcgatttttactttttgagaaatcaacgaatgtatcaaaaaacttttcgaaagtcgatttaaaatggcctaacccgttaaagCAGAGAGCCTACTCCTGATTCCAGTaaaaaagcactatttttttttttcgattaaaaaaaaaaaaatcctgtttttacaaaataaaacatagtTCAAGACAATCCTATTCTTTTATTTGGCATTAACTGGCAACAAAAGTCAAACATTTAAAATGTGGCCAATTTtcagaaataagggccaaaaacaagcATGTTAGGGtgtttttttgtatgctgtgacaattatCAAGCCTAATGACTTGCATAAAGTCTAATATCTGTGTATGCTCTATAATTTTATCAAAcacattttctgttttattttatattgaatTATCATGAAGTAATCTTGCACTTACTTAATTTTTCATCATCTGCAGTTACTGGGttttttctgtgttactttttatttttattttagagGATGTTTTTCCTACAACCATAAATGGTGAGACCTACTTCTATGCCGCATTCACACAACTTCTGTGAGTATAATGTCAATTATAACattgattcaaatatcacaatgtTTATGCAAGACAAGAAAGTCTTTTATGCGTGATGGTTTGTTTGTTGAGTTTCCATTTCAAATTGCATATGTCAGCTAATCCAATAACTGATGTTTCCTCATGAATCTGTGACCTTTTGACTTATGTAAGGTGATGACTTGCTTCATGGAGCAGTTTTAAAACTACTCCCAGAATTGACACCTTATACTAGTGTTAGCAGTTGCCAGAGATACAAGCTAGAAAGCAGTAGAAAGCCTACTTATATGTGCAATACTTTTAAAGTGATTAATCCATTTTCACAATCTTGGCATGAGTAGATTTGATCATCAAATTGCACTTTAGTTTGAAAACCCAGCTTTAACTAAAGTCATACTTTTCAGTTTACAATTCTTCTGCTTTTGTAAATTTATAtattcatgatgtattcatgatgtattcatgatatatttatgatgtattcatgatgtattcatgatgtattcatgatatattcatgatgtattcatgatgtattcatgatgtattcatgatgtattcatgatatatgatgtattcatgatgtattcatgatGTACTCATGATGTATCCATGATGTATTCAGatgtattcatgatgtattcatgACGTATTCATGACGTATTCATGATGTATTCACGatgtattcatgatgtattcaCGATATATTCATGGtgtattcatgatgtattcaCGACGTATTCACGACGTATTCATGACATATTCACGGTGTATTCACGATGTATTCATGGtgtattcatgatgtattcatgatGTATTTATGATGTATTCAGTAGTCATGatgtattcatgatgtattcatgatgtattcatgatatattcatgatgtattcatgatgtattcatgatgtattcatgatgtattcatgGTGTATTCAGTAGTCATGatgtattcatgatgtattcatggtgtattcatgatgtattcatgatgtattcatgatgtattcatgatgtattcatgatatatgatgtattcatgatgtattcatgatGTACTCATGATATATTTATGATGTATTCATGATATATGATGTATTCATGATAAAttcatgatgtattcatgatatatgatgtattcatgatgtattcatgatgtattcatgatatattcatgatgtattcatgatgtattcatgatatatttatgatgtattcatgatgtattcatgatgtattcatgatatattcatgatgtattcatgatgtattcatgacgtattcatgatgtattcatgatatatgatgtattcatgatgtattcatgatGTACTCATGATGTATCCATGATGTATTCAGatgtattcatgatgtattcatgatgtattcatgatgtattcatgatatatttatgatgtattcatgatgtattcatgatatATTCATGATATATGGTGTATTCATGAGGTATTCATGATGTATTTATGatgtattcatgatgtattcatgatatATTTATGATATATTCATGATATATGATGTATTCATGATAtattcatgatgtattcatgatgtattcatgatatatgatgtattcatgatgtattcatgatGTACTCATGATATATTTATGatgtattcatgatgtattcatgatatATTCATGGTGTATTCATGATGTATTTAtgatgtatttattatgtattcatgatgtattcatgatatATTCATGACAtattcatgatgtattcatgatgtattcatgatgtattcatgatgtactcatgatatatttatgtattcatgatgtattcatgatatATTCATGGTGTATTCATGATGTATTTAtgatgtatttattatgtattcatgatatattCATGACgtattcatgatgtattcatgatgtattcatgatgtattcatgatgtattcatgatgtattcatgatgtattcatgatgtattcatgatgtattcatgatgtattcatgatgtattcatgatgtattcatgatatATTCATGGtgtattcatgatgtattcatgatgtattcatgatgtattcatgatatATTCATGGtgtattcatgatgtattcatgatgtattcatgatgtattcatgGTGTATTCATTATGatgtattcatgatgtattcatgatgtattcatgtatttattatgtattcatgatgtattcatgatatATTCATGACAtattcatgatgtattcatgatgtatccacaacatgtcacaaataatgagCTTTTTATCTTACAGCAATGCACCTCCCCAGTCAGCTGTCTGTATATTCAGCTTGGATGAGATTCATGATGTATTCCAAGAGAGTCGATTTAAATCGCAATCGCAAGAATCAAACTCTTTGTGGTTACCTGTAAACCAAGCTTTAGTACCAGACCCAAGACCTGGATATAATGTAAGGACAAGAATGTTATGAAAGCATGTGTGTTGGGAGAGAGCTCTGGGGGAAGTTtattttgtggggggggggtgattatgTGTGCTTTTGAAACATATCGTCAACAGGTCCTTACAATTTGTGAAACCAGACCTTTTCAGCTTTGATAGTTAATAATTGCCATGGGAAGTGTCAACCTGTCATCATTGGCCATTATTCACAGCGTCTAATATGCATGAggcccgaaggggggagtgcattagatgcatcaacatcagcgcaagtgcattattttgtctaatttctcgagtaacagttcattaacctatttcatacacgaaaaGAAAAAACAtgataacaaataacaaaattatcactaaataaaatattggaaaacagaaccaaatataaatgcatcaactcgCCCAAAAATGAACGTGTGTGCAAGCACTGCGCatgtacgcggagtgcacaatatacacaatcaatgcatggtttggactTTTGTaacgattgctctgattggttcacgCTATCTTAGATTGTATAAATAATGCACACTACATGCGCAAATTTTTGTACCGCTCAAGCTTAAAGATCATACCAGGGTTTTGCCCTGAGGTACACCACTATTTTGGCCTCCAAGTGTGtgtgagttggtactctttaggCCTAAAATGTCCATTTCTTGTCTGTTTGTCATTTCAGTGTTCTAGACCCAGTAGTaacatcaaatttttaaaaaacactCCACTTTTGGATGATCTTGTGGAGAATTACAACTACAAGATGGAACGGCAAATCAACGAGAGCAGCGACTATCCATTGTTCTTAACAGATGGAGCTCGCTTTTCAAGAATTTGTGTTGATACCCAAGGTGGTGATAATTTCAGGAATGCGGTTATTTTTGTGGGAACAGGTATGTGTCTTTTCTGTGATCACTGAAGTGATCACTGGAACACCATAGGTCTATCATTGTTGGCCAGGCCAACTGGCCAGGCCAACTGGCCAGTTTTGTGCAGTAACTAAATaccatcaattaaaatatttatactaggatttgggtaggtaaccttgtccttacatatcactaTGTTCTTTTACAGGACCTTGGCGAGTTAGACATTTTGATTATCATGGattatattttgccataaaatgttgatcttgtgtaacattttatgaataaatccagatctCGATGTActgttaattatttaaaatgacATCATTTCAGTGGGATTACCGGATTAGTGAGTTTCAGTGTGAGGTAATTCCACTAATCACACTGAAAATCCCAAATCCCACTGAATTAACCTCTGAAACACCACTGAAAACTTTTCAgtgattttcaatgattttattTCATAGTGATATGCAACTTTTACGATTCACTTTTACAACCGAAAGTGCAAATatgattaaaattgtttataaatttccTATAAGGgaaggataagtcattgaaattgtaaatgaaaaatttggcacaaaatgaggaaaacagcagaATTGACAAAGTTAAAGCTGCATTCAgatgcatgtagctaatttttcTAGTTGAGAaattacaatttcatgtaaaatgtcctattttgtctttaatatgtGGCTTTTGGTtcaaccactagcaggctatattagcacatctataacaccaactaaggtgccaaaatctgaattttgatgatttttacgatcctccggatgagcaaatcactgaatgcgcCTTTTACTAATACAATTTTTAGTGGGTTAATTcccttttaaataattttgtttataaatatatCATGTCATCATTTTATTTAATTGCtttattaattttgaaatttaccAGATTCAGGAGAAGTATGGAAAGTAACAGACTCGGCAACCAATGGTGATGATGTGAACATTGTCAAAATATTCCATTCAGTAAGTACACATTTAAATATCATATTGGATTAATTCCTCAGAGAGTCACTGCTGCCTGCTACCTATAGCATATCCAGCAAGAtcttgtaaatttttaattaaaaaatggaTGTAGTGGGATTTGAACCTGCAATCTATGTATTGTAAGTAACACACTAAACCACAACAGTATTGAGGAAGATGATGGAGAATTTAACAGAATAAATGCTATTATTATACAATACATTAATAACAAAGAAAATAATCTCTTATGTATTATGTATAAAAGCATAGACTTATATACATGGAAGAGAGCACCATATGCATTTTATAATAAAAGTCGGAAATAAAGAAACTGGTTCACGTTTGACGATAATGTCAATCAAACTTCCCACAGCCCGTGATTGGTTCATGATTGGTTCATGATTGATATTCATCTGGTGTGGTGCCTTCTTCGATGAAAatgaatcgcagaaaatggcaaaaaaagttGGTACCTTTACTTggaaaaaagcaacttttctaggcattataTTGACATAGTGCCTACAGGAAAGAAAGTTTGGTAGTTACTAAGACCTAAGAACTAATCATAGGACATTTTTTCCACTgcgttcagaaatttcaatcatcacaacaaATTGTAAGCGAACCTTATCAAATTTCGATCATTGAGAACTTTTTCGAGATAATAACTACTTTTCTGCACAAGGGTAAGTACACACAGACTGTGCAAAAGACTAGTTAACGAATGAGCAGGATTATGAGTGATATGATTATATAAGCCAAAATAAGTAAAGAATAATGAATATTGATGCATGCTTATCCAATGCACACACTATCTCCCTCAACAAGACTTagtaatacacaattttaatgtttttgtgtgTCTTTTATCTCAGGTTGATGGAAGTCCAATCACTGGTTTAAAATTTCTTCAGCATGAtaacaaaagctatgtatatGCTACAACACATGATAAAATCATCAAGATAGATTTGCAGTATGGCAAAGCACAAACCAGATTTCAACATAATGAGATATATCCACCATACAGGTAAAAAAGCATTTCAttcttttgaaattttatttatttgattggcAGTCTATTCTCCACATTCCAAACTTTTCCTATCAAAATGTATATAAAGCaaattaaccctatgagaactacctgccgattggccaaaaagaagttttcattttcaattgaaccaatcagcaatattgttagaataattatttcaccacgcaaaaaattggggtgaattatttacaacgctccattctgattggtgattaaaatgaaaatatcatgtaattgaccaatcagaggcaatgttagatcagcaggtagtgctcagggggttaaaagagTGGGTCCTCCAACAAATTATGCAAGTCTGTGCAAAATAaagcatgtaggccctatttttttactattttaatAATAGTATTTTGAAATTCTGGACCCACTCCTGGAAGACAGAAGTGTCAACAGAAGTAGATTTTGCATTGCTCTAAAGagtattttattatcatttttattgttttcaattcTTTCATCCCTATTTCACCTGACAATATTTATCTAAGGGAAGTTTGCCGACATGAAAGTACATGTAAAAGCATGGAATGGGACCAAAGTAAATTATGTCTGAACCCAAGCTTAATGGGATGATCACAAATATTCTTAAGTTGACTATGATTTGAGCCTGGGACTTTTCAGAGTCTAGTCCGGGGCTCTGGATCATCAGTTGTACCAAGAGCTGTCACAGAGGCTTGTGGCATCAAAGCATGGCAGATACAATTTTTTGTTTTACAATCAATAAGCCTACTCACGGCAGTTTATTTGCATGTTGAAAGGTATAGCCAGGAGCAGAGCTACGTCATACTTGGTTAAAAT encodes the following:
- the LOC140158776 gene encoding semaphorin-1A-like, giving the protein MHSGVAWVLLWVTMVMVHAQQQKPTIPKEPCLYADCGAKDVTPTLRNNTENPQKYRILSKFGTRIYIGGLQEIIKIDPNCAAGTETDPWMKRSIPIPSCIRDGSVGFGCTGIRGKTNPTLICDNYIRVAEEIDDKLLVCGTSSSFPRCYSFENDCHLKSDSTNLIGGECAYEQSYEGHEPYNIMARNWDQNTTLSYFGRDLFIGSSSDISVTNSFVGKLQVTAGSVGNFSSGDPYQELLETYTSEARSVNEANFVGRPFSYTRDGSDFVLFFFRETAVEHINQGKIMYSRVARVCQNDEGNSPNNWSSYIKARLNCSRPGEYPEYLNEIQDVFPTTINGETYFYAAFTQLLNAPPQSAVCIFSLDEIHDVFQESRFKSQSQESNSLWLPVNQALVPDPRPGYNCSRPSSNIKFLKNTPLLDDLVENYNYKMERQINESSDYPLFLTDGARFSRICVDTQGGDNFRNAVIFVGTDSGEVWKVTDSATNGDDVNIVKIFHSVDGSPITGLKFLQHDNKSYVYATTHDKIIKIDLQYGKAQTRFQHNEIYPPYRETIPEGGAFQASNVIRSHQVNLTVCDNREVLLLCEGSLDPSLKPANATWNVQTEDNDTMVDVEVSGLGHFIQYDKPRTSVSNPVSLIVIKTHNRTSGAYQCVISDNEGYIESKTSWITVENCITKDAVDDRQAVYDEVALQADDAKTAFKQGTCLVHPVSCDEACHWSYPDE